The DNA window ATCGCATTCCTCGATTGGCGGTCATCAACGCGGCAGGCGCCAACACCTTGTATGAGTTGTACGAGCGCCGCGGCGTGCGTTGGAACAACGGCGCGCTCGATCCGGCGATTGGGGAATACTACTCCCAGCTCGACGCCGACTCGCGTCGTGCGTCGACCATTGCCAGTGCCATCGAGATCAACCGGCCAGTCAATCTCAACAAGTGCCTGCGAGCACTCGAGCGCTGCGACGGCGTAGTGCGTGAAGTCTCCGATCAAGAGATTTTAGACGCCAAGGCACAAGTGGGCGCGGGGGGCATTGGTTGCGAGCCAGCTAGCGCGGCCAGCGTGGCCGGCGCCAAGTTGCTTCGCACCGAAGGTGTGATTGGTCCTAATGATCGCGTGGTGTGCATTCTCACAGGGCATCAGCTCAAGGATCCCACCGCCACGATGGCTTACCATACCACCGACCAGGACCAATTCAACGATGTGCTCGGTAAACGCGGCGTCAAGCGCGCAACTTACGCCAATCGCGCCGTCGCCGTGTCCAACAACCTAGATGAGATCATCAAGGCCATTCGCCTCTATTCATAAACTCGCCGCGCTTTGGAAAGCAGAATGGAACCGCTTCGTTTAGTCATCAATGGCGCCGCCGGCCGCATGGGACAACGGCTCGTCGCGCTGGCTGCGGCCGATGCGCGATTGCGCGTGGTTGCCGGCCTCGATTCGCCAGCCAATCCGCGTCTGGGGGAAGATGTGGGGGCGTTGGCCGGGATTGGCCCCACAGGAGTCGCGCTGACCGCTCGGCTGGATGTCGACGCCGACGCGATGATCGACTTTTCCACCCCCGCCGGAGCGCTCGCGGCAATTGAGACTTGCGTTGCGCGCCAAGTGCCGTTGGTATTGGCGACCACCGGCTTTGAAAGTGGCGAGCAAAAACGGATTCAGGCGGCCAGCGAGCGGATCGCTCTATTGCACGCTCCTAACATGAGCCTGGCGGTGAATCTGACCATGAAACTGGCCGAGGTCGCGGCGCAAGCGCTCAAGGACCAATCGGCGGGCGTCGATGTCGAAATCATCGAACGTCACCATCGCTTCAAGGAAGACG is part of the Pirellulales bacterium genome and encodes:
- the dapB gene encoding 4-hydroxy-tetrahydrodipicolinate reductase, which produces MEPLRLVINGAAGRMGQRLVALAAADARLRVVAGLDSPANPRLGEDVGALAGIGPTGVALTARLDVDADAMIDFSTPAGALAAIETCVARQVPLVLATTGFESGEQKRIQAASERIALLHAPNMSLAVNLTMKLAEVAAQALKDQSAGVDVEIIERHHRFKEDAPSGTALKFGELISAKMGQSLAAHGREGRPGARSRDEIGYHAVRVGDNPGEHTIIFGLLGETIELTVRATSRDCYALGALAAAKFLAGRPAGMYSIRDVLGL